A single window of Mycobacterium sp. ITM-2016-00318 DNA harbors:
- a CDS encoding IS1182 family transposase — MQGRSDDQRELLDAESVAGHLLKSDSVFAFLSAHRSELFPEEMFADLFPSRRGRPSVPAEVMASVITLQALHGLSDNETVDAVTFDLRWKAACGLPITAPAFHSTTLTYWRRRLAASARPNRIFEAVKAVVTETGVLAKKTRRALDSTVLDDAVATQDTVTQLIAAIRRVRREVPAAAAVIEQHCTAHDYDDPGKPAIAWNDKAARDALVDGLVSDAHRVLGHLPEHELDPRAAEAVALLALIAGQDVEPVEGSDGTDGHWRIAQKVAPDRVISTVDPDSRHAHKTVHRRQDGFKAHLAIEPDTGIITDCALTKASGSDNHEAVIGLALLEDEPSPVRVLGDSAYGTGATRAALAEAKHTTIIKPIPLRSPVPGGFTTDDFTIDFDARTVTCPANHTLPIPPSGGVGFTTRCRSCPLASQCTTAVNGRKLTLSEYEPLQRAARSRARDPEWQAEYRQHRPMVERSIAWLTRNNRRVRYRGVTRNDHWLHHRSAALNLRRLISLGLTHTGTTWAIA, encoded by the coding sequence GTGCAGGGTCGATCTGATGATCAGCGAGAGTTGTTGGATGCCGAGTCGGTGGCCGGGCATCTTCTGAAGTCCGACAGTGTGTTTGCGTTCCTGTCCGCACATCGGAGTGAGTTGTTTCCTGAGGAGATGTTCGCCGATCTGTTTCCCTCGCGGCGGGGTCGGCCCAGTGTTCCGGCTGAGGTGATGGCCAGCGTGATCACCCTGCAGGCGCTGCACGGCCTGTCGGATAACGAGACCGTCGACGCGGTCACCTTTGACCTGCGGTGGAAGGCGGCCTGCGGATTGCCGATCACCGCACCGGCGTTTCACTCCACGACGTTGACCTACTGGCGGCGCCGACTGGCGGCCTCAGCTCGGCCGAACCGAATCTTTGAGGCGGTCAAAGCCGTCGTCACCGAGACCGGCGTGTTGGCCAAGAAGACGCGGCGGGCGTTGGATTCCACCGTCCTCGATGATGCGGTGGCTACTCAGGACACCGTGACTCAGTTGATCGCCGCGATCCGGCGGGTCCGCCGCGAGGTTCCCGCCGCCGCAGCGGTGATCGAACAGCACTGCACTGCTCACGATTACGACGACCCGGGCAAGCCCGCGATTGCCTGGAACGACAAGGCCGCCCGTGACGCATTGGTAGATGGCCTGGTCAGTGATGCTCATCGAGTGCTCGGGCATCTACCCGAGCACGAACTCGATCCTCGGGCTGCTGAGGCGGTGGCGTTGTTGGCGCTGATCGCCGGCCAGGACGTCGAACCGGTCGAGGGCTCCGATGGCACCGACGGGCACTGGCGTATCGCGCAGAAGGTCGCCCCGGATCGGGTGATCTCCACTGTGGATCCCGACAGCCGCCACGCCCATAAGACGGTGCACCGCCGTCAGGACGGGTTCAAAGCCCACCTCGCGATCGAACCCGACACCGGGATCATCACCGACTGCGCGCTGACCAAAGCCAGCGGATCTGACAACCACGAAGCCGTCATCGGGTTGGCCCTCCTGGAGGACGAGCCGAGCCCGGTGCGAGTGCTCGGCGATTCGGCCTACGGCACCGGTGCGACTCGCGCTGCGCTCGCCGAGGCCAAGCACACCACGATCATCAAACCGATACCCCTGCGCTCCCCGGTACCCGGCGGATTCACCACCGATGACTTCACCATCGATTTCGACGCCCGCACCGTCACCTGCCCGGCCAACCACACGCTGCCGATTCCGCCCAGCGGCGGAGTCGGTTTCACAACACGTTGCCGCTCATGCCCTTTAGCGTCTCAATGCACTACCGCGGTTAACGGACGCAAACTCACCCTCAGTGAGTACGAACCGCTGCAGCGCGCAGCCCGCAGTCGAGCACGCGACCCCGAGTGGCAAGCCGAGTACCGCCAGCATCGGCCCATGGTCGAACGCTCCATCGCCTGGCTCACCCGCAACAACCGCAGAGTCCGCTACCGCGGCGTCACCCGCAACGACCACTGGCTGCACCACCGCAGCGCCGCACTCAACCTGCGTCGCCTCATCTCACTGGGCCTGACTCACACCGGAACTACCTGGGCTATCGCCTAA
- a CDS encoding enoyl-CoA hydratase gives MTNAHDDVLLIETADRVRTLTLNRPQSRNALSSALRKQFFAALRDAEADDSVDVVILTGADPVFCAGLDLKELGDTTELPDISPKWPPMTKPVIGAINGAAVTGGLELALYCDILIASESARFADTHARVGLLPTWGLSVRLPQKVGVGMARRMSLTGDYLSATEALRTGLVTEVVPHDELLPTARRIAASIVGNNSKAVRALLASYHRIDESQTDQGLWIEAASARQWMGTATGDDIAANRAAVIERGRAQVR, from the coding sequence ATGACGAACGCCCACGATGACGTGCTGCTCATCGAGACCGCAGACCGGGTGCGCACCCTGACGCTGAACCGGCCGCAATCACGCAACGCGCTGTCCTCCGCGCTGCGCAAGCAGTTCTTCGCCGCGCTACGCGACGCCGAGGCCGACGACTCCGTCGACGTCGTCATCCTGACCGGTGCCGACCCCGTGTTCTGCGCCGGACTGGACCTCAAGGAGCTCGGCGACACCACCGAGCTGCCCGACATCTCGCCGAAGTGGCCGCCGATGACCAAGCCGGTGATCGGCGCGATCAACGGCGCGGCCGTCACCGGCGGCCTCGAACTCGCCCTCTACTGCGACATTCTCATCGCCTCCGAATCGGCCCGGTTCGCCGACACCCACGCCAGGGTGGGACTGCTGCCGACGTGGGGCCTTTCGGTGCGGCTGCCGCAGAAGGTGGGCGTCGGCATGGCCCGCCGGATGAGCCTCACCGGGGACTATCTGTCGGCTACCGAAGCGCTTCGCACCGGGCTGGTCACCGAGGTGGTGCCGCACGACGAGCTGCTGCCGACCGCGCGACGGATCGCCGCATCGATCGTCGGCAACAACTCCAAGGCGGTCCGCGCGCTGCTGGCGTCGTATCACCGCATCGACGAGTCGCAGACCGACCAGGGTCTGTGGATCGAGGCGGCGTCGGCCCGGCAGTGGATGGGCACTGCGACCGGTGACGACATCGCGGCCAACCGCGCCGCCGTCATCGAGAGGGGCCGCGCACAGGTGCGCTGA
- a CDS encoding DUF1802 family protein: MTQPALKEWSAAVHAMLDGRQTVLLRKGGIHEKRFTLDSPHFLFFPTVAHSHAHRVRPEHRDLLKPAAADSSESEVVLRAGAKVVAAVEVNRPEGLEEIATQHIWTAESVRADRLDFRPKHRLTVLVVQVSPLAVPERLLRRPEYTGCISWVPLPVNPTWSTPVHDDATLHDIAARVRASVG; this comes from the coding sequence CTGACTCAGCCGGCGCTCAAGGAATGGAGCGCGGCGGTGCATGCGATGCTCGACGGCCGGCAGACCGTGTTGCTGCGCAAGGGCGGAATCCACGAGAAGCGCTTCACCCTCGACTCGCCGCACTTCCTGTTCTTTCCGACCGTCGCCCACAGCCACGCGCATCGGGTGCGTCCCGAGCATCGCGACCTGCTGAAGCCCGCGGCCGCCGACAGCAGCGAGAGCGAGGTCGTGCTTCGGGCGGGCGCAAAGGTCGTCGCCGCCGTCGAGGTGAACCGGCCCGAAGGGCTGGAAGAGATTGCCACTCAGCACATCTGGACTGCCGAGTCGGTACGCGCCGATCGGCTGGACTTCCGGCCGAAGCACCGGCTGACGGTGCTGGTTGTCCAGGTAAGCCCGCTGGCAGTGCCGGAACGGCTACTCAGGAGGCCGGAGTACACCGGCTGCATCAGCTGGGTGCCGTTGCCGGTCAACCCGACGTGGTCGACGCCGGTGCACGACGACGCGACGCTGCACGACATCGCCGCGCGCGTGCGTGCCTCAGTCGGTTGA
- a CDS encoding 4'-phosphopantetheinyl transferase, with product MIVATLLSDVLPGTVAAAEMYDDPPDLAPLPEEEPLIAKSVAKRRNEFITVRYCARLALGELGVPPVPILKGDKGEPCWPDGVVGSLTHCDGYRGAAVGRHEAVRSVGIDAEPHDVLPRGVLDAISLPAERAEISALPGGLRWDRILFCAKEATYKAWYPVTQRWLGFEDAHIVFDVDDGATTGSFESAILIDPAARSGPPLTTLRGRWSVRDGLALTAIVL from the coding sequence ATGATCGTCGCGACCCTGCTCTCCGACGTGCTGCCGGGCACAGTGGCCGCCGCCGAGATGTATGACGATCCGCCGGATCTGGCGCCGCTTCCCGAAGAGGAGCCGCTGATCGCCAAGTCGGTCGCCAAACGCCGCAACGAGTTCATCACCGTCCGCTACTGCGCGCGCCTGGCGCTGGGGGAACTCGGTGTGCCGCCGGTGCCGATCCTGAAGGGGGACAAGGGCGAACCGTGCTGGCCCGACGGAGTGGTGGGCAGCCTCACACACTGTGACGGGTACCGCGGCGCCGCAGTCGGCAGACATGAGGCGGTGCGGTCGGTCGGCATCGATGCCGAACCCCACGATGTGTTGCCGCGCGGCGTTCTCGACGCGATCAGCCTGCCCGCCGAGCGGGCCGAGATCTCCGCTCTGCCCGGCGGACTGCGCTGGGACCGAATCCTGTTCTGCGCGAAAGAGGCGACGTACAAGGCGTGGTATCCGGTCACTCAGCGCTGGCTGGGTTTCGAGGACGCGCACATCGTCTTCGACGTCGACGACGGGGCGACGACCGGAAGCTTCGAATCGGCCATTCTCATCGACCCGGCGGCCCGGTCGGGGCCGCCGCTGACCACGCTGCGGGGCCGCTGGTCGGTGCGCGATGGGCTGGCGCTGACGGCGATCGTGCTGTGA
- a CDS encoding CocE/NonD family hydrolase, translating to MTKAKTLIGRTLGRLLGLPPHTSEYDVIRGLRVPMRDDVDLRADHYRPLTPKPAGTLLVRTPYGRGYPVSVLFGSVYASRGYHVVVQSVRGTYGSGGEFSPFSSEIADGADTVVWLRDQPWFTGSFGTMGASYLGFTQWALLTDPPPELAAAVITVGPHDVSGPRWGTGTFGLNDFLGWSNDVAHQEDPRRIRGVMRMIRSRRLLARAASDVPAGEAGRKLLGTGAPWYEPWLEHPEHDDPFWTPTKLQEALEHSEVPVLLLSGWQDLFIEQTLEQYMQLRRRGAPVAATIGPWTHAHMLTRGAPTVLRESLAWFDSHVAGNRGAERSRVRVHVNHDGWLDLDDWPPQMPEQVRYLQPGGRLGNAVPPDTAPVSTFTYDPANPTPTVGGRLLSPEGGYRRDDRLAERTDVLTFTGDTLSQDLYVVGSPVLELSHSCDNPHNDLFVRVGEVDAKGRSRNVSDGYVRHTGDQGAITIKLDAVAHRFRAGSRIRVLIAGGSHPRFARNLGTGEPLLTGRRMRTATHTVRLGEGASRLRLPAGRLPSTD from the coding sequence GTGACCAAAGCCAAGACACTCATCGGTCGCACCCTTGGCCGCCTTCTGGGCCTGCCACCGCACACCTCCGAATACGACGTGATTCGCGGTCTGCGAGTTCCGATGCGCGACGACGTCGACCTGCGCGCCGACCACTATCGGCCACTGACGCCGAAGCCCGCGGGGACGCTGCTGGTCCGCACGCCCTATGGCCGCGGATATCCCGTCTCGGTGCTGTTCGGCAGCGTCTACGCGTCCCGCGGCTACCACGTCGTCGTGCAGAGCGTTCGCGGCACGTACGGGTCGGGGGGCGAGTTCAGCCCCTTCTCGAGTGAGATCGCCGACGGCGCCGACACCGTTGTGTGGCTGCGTGACCAGCCCTGGTTCACCGGCTCGTTCGGCACCATGGGCGCGTCCTACCTCGGCTTCACCCAGTGGGCGCTGCTGACCGACCCGCCACCGGAGTTGGCCGCCGCCGTCATCACCGTCGGACCGCACGATGTCAGCGGACCCCGTTGGGGCACCGGCACATTCGGGCTCAACGACTTCCTCGGCTGGAGCAACGACGTGGCTCACCAGGAGGATCCACGCCGGATCCGCGGCGTCATGCGAATGATCCGATCCCGACGGCTGCTGGCACGAGCGGCCTCAGACGTGCCCGCAGGCGAGGCGGGCCGGAAGCTGCTCGGCACGGGTGCGCCGTGGTACGAGCCGTGGCTCGAGCATCCCGAGCACGACGACCCGTTCTGGACGCCGACGAAACTGCAGGAGGCCCTCGAACACTCCGAGGTGCCCGTGCTGCTGCTCAGCGGATGGCAGGACCTGTTCATCGAGCAGACGCTGGAGCAGTACATGCAGTTGCGTCGCCGCGGCGCGCCCGTCGCCGCGACCATTGGGCCGTGGACGCACGCGCACATGTTGACCAGAGGCGCGCCGACGGTGCTCCGCGAGTCGCTCGCCTGGTTCGACAGCCACGTCGCGGGAAACAGGGGTGCGGAGCGCAGCCGGGTGCGCGTTCACGTCAACCACGACGGCTGGCTCGACCTCGACGACTGGCCGCCGCAGATGCCCGAGCAGGTGCGGTATCTGCAGCCGGGCGGGCGACTCGGGAACGCGGTGCCGCCCGACACGGCGCCGGTGTCGACATTCACCTACGATCCTGCGAATCCGACGCCGACCGTGGGCGGACGGTTGCTCTCCCCCGAAGGCGGTTATCGCAGGGACGACAGGCTCGCAGAGCGCACCGACGTGCTGACGTTCACCGGCGACACGCTGTCGCAGGACCTCTACGTTGTCGGCAGTCCGGTACTCGAGCTGTCGCACTCGTGCGACAACCCGCACAACGACCTCTTCGTCCGTGTCGGCGAGGTCGACGCCAAGGGGCGTTCCCGCAACGTCAGCGACGGATATGTCCGTCACACAGGGGATCAGGGAGCCATCACGATCAAGCTCGACGCCGTCGCGCACAGGTTTCGCGCCGGCTCCCGCATCCGGGTGCTGATCGCGGGCGGCTCGCACCCGCGGTTCGCGCGAAACCTCGGCACAGGCGAACCGCTGCTTACCGGACGGCGAATGCGGACCGCGACCCACACCGTGCGCCTCGGCGAAGGTGCGTCGCGGCTGCGGTTGCCCGCAGGGCGCCTGCCGTCAACCGACTGA
- a CDS encoding sulfotransferase, with product MASAGELMASAVVRTGYEDFGDDSYREGLEILVKALRDEARLNDRGEAFVYGRIGVHLRQRLQIEDWYRRHPEIDDVPVEAPLFGLGLPRTGSTALSFLLAQDPHIRYLRSWESAQPCPPPSTVVGDDPRIPPEHRTALVGSRNHVPTDIHGPMECLDLMALDFKSQIFQAFAQVPSYSEWLLDKADYTSTYSYELRVLKLLAWGEPNRPWRLKSPAHILAMEHLDRVFPDARFVMTHRDPTDVLLSVADVYADIAGGFTDHLDRRYLGELNVSHWSVGIDRAVRFRGPGRPGGNDHRFFDIDFRAMLADPIGEVRRLYAWLGEPVSDEFEAGMRTWWARNAENREPHTHADPEAFGLDLEEIRPLFAEYVEHSRRWITHER from the coding sequence GTGGCATCAGCGGGCGAGTTGATGGCTTCGGCCGTCGTGCGGACCGGGTACGAGGACTTCGGTGACGACTCTTACCGCGAAGGCTTGGAAATCCTCGTCAAGGCGCTGCGCGACGAGGCCAGGCTCAACGACCGCGGCGAAGCCTTCGTGTATGGGCGCATCGGCGTGCACCTCCGGCAGCGGTTGCAGATCGAGGACTGGTACCGCCGCCATCCCGAGATCGACGACGTGCCCGTCGAGGCGCCGCTGTTCGGGCTAGGGCTGCCCCGCACCGGGTCCACGGCGTTGTCGTTTCTGCTCGCGCAGGATCCGCACATCCGATACCTCCGCAGCTGGGAGTCCGCGCAGCCGTGCCCCCCGCCGTCCACGGTGGTGGGCGACGATCCGCGGATACCACCGGAGCACCGGACGGCGTTGGTGGGCAGCAGGAATCACGTGCCCACCGATATCCACGGCCCGATGGAGTGTCTGGACCTGATGGCGCTCGACTTCAAGTCGCAGATCTTTCAGGCCTTCGCCCAAGTGCCCTCATACTCCGAATGGCTTCTCGACAAGGCCGATTACACCTCGACCTACTCCTACGAGCTGCGCGTGCTCAAGCTTCTTGCGTGGGGTGAGCCGAATCGGCCGTGGCGGTTGAAGTCGCCAGCGCACATACTCGCAATGGAGCACCTGGACCGCGTGTTCCCCGACGCCCGATTCGTGATGACGCACCGTGACCCTACCGATGTGCTGCTGTCGGTTGCGGACGTATACGCCGATATCGCAGGCGGTTTCACCGACCACCTTGACCGGCGTTACTTGGGTGAGCTCAACGTTTCCCACTGGTCGGTTGGCATCGACCGTGCGGTGAGGTTCCGCGGTCCTGGTCGGCCCGGCGGCAACGACCACCGGTTCTTCGACATCGACTTTCGCGCCATGCTGGCCGATCCGATCGGCGAGGTGCGCAGGCTGTACGCCTGGCTCGGGGAACCGGTCAGCGACGAGTTCGAAGCCGGCATGCGCACCTGGTGGGCGCGCAACGCCGAGAACCGCGAACCGCATACGCACGCCGATCCCGAAGCCTTCGGACTCGACCTCGAAGAGATCCGGCCGCTGTTCGCTGAGTACGTCGAGCACTCCCGACGCTGGATCACCCACGAAAGGTGA
- the truB gene encoding tRNA pseudouridine(55) synthase TruB has product MSEAALVIVDKPTGLTSHDVVGKCRRIFATRKVGHAGTLDPMATGVLVVGIERGTKILGLLTTSDKSYAATIRLGQTTTTEDAEGEMLQAVSASAITDAAIVSAVAALRGQVTQIPSAVSAIKVGGKRAYQLAREGRTVELAARPVRIDRFEVCDVRRSADVVDVDVEVDCSAGTYIRALARDLGETLGVGGHLTALRRTRVGRFGLGEAHTLDELAEKPALSYSLDEACLLTFPRRDLTAQEAEAARHGRPLDPAGIDGVYAAVAPGDKVISLLRDEGDRAKSVVVVRPATL; this is encoded by the coding sequence GTGAGCGAAGCGGCCCTTGTCATCGTCGACAAGCCGACGGGACTGACGAGTCATGACGTGGTCGGCAAGTGCAGGCGGATCTTCGCGACGCGCAAGGTCGGACATGCGGGAACGCTGGACCCGATGGCGACCGGTGTGCTGGTGGTCGGAATCGAGCGGGGGACCAAGATCCTCGGTCTGCTGACCACGAGCGACAAGTCGTATGCCGCGACGATCCGACTGGGTCAGACGACAACGACGGAGGACGCCGAAGGCGAAATGCTGCAAGCGGTTTCGGCATCGGCGATCACCGATGCCGCCATCGTTTCCGCAGTCGCCGCGTTGCGAGGGCAGGTCACACAGATCCCGTCGGCGGTCAGCGCGATCAAGGTCGGCGGCAAGCGGGCATACCAGCTCGCGCGCGAGGGCCGGACCGTCGAGCTGGCCGCGCGGCCGGTGCGCATCGACCGCTTCGAGGTGTGCGATGTCCGACGATCAGCCGACGTCGTCGACGTCGACGTCGAGGTGGACTGCTCGGCAGGCACCTACATCCGGGCGCTGGCCCGCGACCTCGGCGAAACCCTCGGTGTGGGTGGACATCTCACCGCGCTGCGACGTACCCGTGTCGGCCGCTTCGGGCTCGGCGAGGCGCACACGCTTGACGAGCTCGCCGAAAAGCCTGCGCTGTCCTACAGCCTCGACGAGGCATGTCTGCTGACGTTCCCGCGCCGTGACCTGACCGCGCAGGAAGCCGAGGCCGCCCGGCACGGCCGGCCGCTGGACCCGGCGGGGATCGACGGCGTGTATGCCGCGGTGGCGCCCGGCGACAAGGTCATTTCGCTGCTTCGCGACGAGGGCGACCGGGCGAAATCGGTGGTGGTCGTGCGTCCGGCAACGCTCTAG
- a CDS encoding DUF2277 domain-containing protein has translation MCRNITELRGLQPAATDEEIEAAARQYIRKVSGVTRPTAANVDAFEAAVAEVTATTTRLLASLPPRKQPPKTVPPLRRPEVLARIEARTASAG, from the coding sequence ATGTGCCGAAACATCACCGAGCTGCGCGGCCTGCAACCGGCCGCTACCGACGAAGAGATCGAGGCCGCAGCGCGGCAGTACATCCGCAAGGTCAGCGGCGTGACGCGACCGACCGCTGCCAACGTCGACGCGTTCGAGGCGGCCGTCGCCGAGGTCACTGCCACCACGACGCGGCTGCTGGCCTCCCTGCCGCCGCGTAAACAGCCACCCAAGACCGTTCCGCCGTTGCGGCGCCCCGAGGTCCTGGCGCGCATCGAGGCCCGAACCGCAAGCGCCGGGTGA
- a CDS encoding metallophosphoesterase, with product MATLWAISDLHTGHTGNKPVTESLHPASPDDWLIVAGDVAERTDEIRWALDLLRKRFAKVIWVPGNHELWTTTRDPMQVFGRARYDYLVNMCDELGVVSPEHPFPVWTDAGGPATIVPMFLLYDYTFLPEGAATKAEGLAIARERNVVATDEFVLSNEPYATKDAWCRERVEVTRKRLEDLDWVTPTVLVNHFPLVREPCDALFYPEFSLWCGTTATADWHTRYNAICSVYGHLHIPRTTWYDGVRFEEVSVGYPREWRRRKPYRWLRQVLPDPQYPPGYLNEFGGHFEITEEMRTSARKVQERIANRQATRSR from the coding sequence GTGGCGACACTCTGGGCGATCAGCGACCTGCATACGGGTCACACCGGCAACAAGCCGGTCACCGAGTCGCTGCACCCGGCGTCGCCGGACGACTGGCTGATCGTGGCGGGCGACGTCGCCGAGCGCACCGATGAGATCCGGTGGGCGTTGGACCTGCTGCGCAAGCGCTTCGCCAAGGTCATCTGGGTGCCCGGCAACCACGAATTGTGGACCACCACCCGAGACCCGATGCAGGTGTTCGGCCGCGCCCGCTACGACTACCTGGTCAACATGTGCGACGAACTCGGCGTGGTCAGCCCCGAGCATCCCTTCCCGGTCTGGACCGACGCAGGCGGCCCGGCCACCATCGTGCCGATGTTCCTGCTCTACGACTACACGTTCCTGCCCGAGGGCGCGGCGACGAAGGCCGAAGGGCTGGCCATCGCCAGGGAGCGCAACGTGGTGGCCACCGACGAGTTCGTGCTCAGCAACGAGCCGTACGCGACGAAGGATGCGTGGTGTCGCGAGCGGGTGGAGGTAACCCGCAAGCGGCTGGAGGACCTCGACTGGGTGACGCCAACCGTTCTGGTGAATCACTTTCCGCTGGTGCGCGAACCCTGCGACGCGCTCTTCTACCCCGAGTTCTCCCTGTGGTGCGGCACCACGGCGACGGCCGACTGGCACACTCGGTACAACGCGATCTGCTCGGTGTACGGACACCTGCACATCCCGCGCACGACATGGTATGACGGCGTGCGATTCGAGGAGGTGTCCGTCGGCTATCCGCGCGAGTGGCGGCGCCGCAAGCCCTACCGCTGGCTTCGCCAGGTGCTGCCCGACCCGCAGTATCCGCCCGGCTACCTCAACGAGTTCGGTGGGCATTTCGAGATCACCGAGGAGATGCGCACGAGCGCACGAAAGGTGCAGGAGCGCATCGCCAATCGGCAGGCGACGCGGTCTCGATGA
- a CDS encoding DUF3558 domain-containing protein yields MTTRIRLLAAFSALVTAVILVGQSGPPTVSAPDQVQLRSTFAPLPIATTTIKWPVIDLTDPDPFDPCRDIPFDVIQRIGLAFTPPEPEDSLRCHYDVGNYQMAVEAFVWRTYEESLPADAIELDIDGHRAAQYWVMKPTDWSNRWWITCAIAFKTEYGLIQQSLFYAPTYTPDDVDCLQTNLQRAHELAPYYKYDKATTE; encoded by the coding sequence ATGACCACCAGGATCCGGTTGTTGGCGGCGTTCAGCGCGCTGGTAACGGCGGTGATTCTGGTAGGGCAGAGCGGACCGCCGACAGTGTCGGCACCCGACCAGGTGCAACTGCGCTCCACCTTCGCGCCGCTGCCGATCGCGACGACGACCATCAAATGGCCGGTGATCGACCTCACCGATCCCGACCCGTTCGACCCGTGCCGCGACATCCCGTTCGACGTTATCCAGCGCATCGGTCTCGCCTTCACCCCGCCGGAGCCGGAAGACAGCCTGCGTTGCCATTACGACGTGGGCAACTACCAGATGGCGGTTGAGGCGTTCGTGTGGCGCACCTACGAGGAAAGCCTGCCCGCCGACGCCATCGAACTCGACATCGACGGCCACCGCGCGGCGCAGTACTGGGTGATGAAGCCGACCGACTGGAGCAACCGGTGGTGGATCACCTGCGCGATCGCGTTCAAGACCGAATACGGGCTGATTCAGCAGTCGCTGTTCTACGCGCCGACCTACACTCCCGACGACGTCGACTGTCTGCAGACGAACCTGCAGCGCGCCCACGAACTGGCGCCGTACTACAAGTACGACAAAGCCACTACCGAGTGA
- a CDS encoding TetR/AcrR family transcriptional regulator, translating to MGDPSRGSQRRYDNRARAEKAAQTRERIVTAGSELVHGFDSWNWRDLTFRSVAERAGVGERTVYRHFPTERHLHDAVMQRLESEAGISYSDVDLDNLGEVTARVFASLQRFAVRESVDTPRDPTFLGVDARRREALLRAVAASAPHWTDSEQRVTAGLLDVLWNLPSYERLVGVWGVDGSTATGAVNWLMAKVIEAVAEGDPPPA from the coding sequence GTGGGTGACCCGTCAAGAGGCAGCCAGCGCCGCTACGACAACAGGGCGCGGGCCGAGAAGGCCGCGCAGACCCGCGAGCGCATCGTCACCGCGGGCAGCGAGTTGGTGCACGGGTTCGACAGCTGGAATTGGCGCGACCTGACGTTTCGGTCCGTCGCCGAACGTGCCGGCGTCGGCGAACGCACGGTGTATCGCCACTTCCCCACCGAACGCCACCTGCACGACGCCGTGATGCAGCGGCTGGAGTCGGAAGCGGGCATCTCCTACTCCGATGTCGACCTCGACAACCTCGGTGAGGTCACCGCCCGCGTCTTCGCGTCGCTGCAGAGATTCGCGGTTCGCGAATCGGTCGACACGCCCCGTGATCCGACCTTCCTCGGCGTCGACGCCCGCAGACGGGAGGCGCTGCTGCGCGCCGTCGCCGCGTCGGCCCCACACTGGACCGACAGCGAACAACGCGTCACCGCAGGCCTTTTGGATGTGCTGTGGAACCTGCCCAGCTACGAGCGGTTGGTCGGGGTGTGGGGCGTCGACGGGTCGACCGCCACCGGCGCCGTGAACTGGTTGATGGCCAAGGTCATCGAGGCTGTCGCCGAGGGCGACCCGCCGCCTGCGTAG
- a CDS encoding class I SAM-dependent methyltransferase: MNKAHEMCGSDEWRQAIRDVILPWALKDTDLGDDVLEVGPGYGATTDVLSRAVPRLTSVEIDDELAAMLTDRFADLPSVEIVNADATSLRYDDNRFSGAACFTMLHHVPTAELQDRLFGEIARVLRLGAPLVASDSLGSEELEAHHEGDTYNPIDPSTLPARLTVAGFGEIDVRINEFGWAVVARVAG; the protein is encoded by the coding sequence GTGAACAAAGCGCATGAGATGTGCGGCAGCGACGAGTGGCGGCAGGCGATCAGGGATGTGATCCTGCCGTGGGCGTTGAAGGACACCGACCTCGGCGACGACGTGCTCGAAGTCGGGCCCGGCTACGGCGCCACCACCGATGTGCTCAGCCGGGCGGTGCCCCGGCTGACGTCGGTCGAGATCGACGACGAGCTGGCCGCCATGCTGACCGACCGCTTCGCCGACCTCCCGTCGGTCGAGATCGTCAACGCCGACGCGACCTCGCTGCGATACGACGACAACCGGTTCTCCGGCGCGGCGTGCTTCACGATGTTGCACCACGTGCCGACCGCCGAGTTGCAGGACCGGCTCTTCGGCGAGATCGCCCGCGTGCTGCGGCTTGGCGCCCCGCTCGTCGCCAGTGACAGCCTTGGCAGCGAGGAACTCGAGGCCCACCACGAGGGCGACACCTACAACCCGATCGATCCATCGACGCTGCCCGCCCGGCTCACCGTTGCCGGCTTCGGCGAAATCGACGTCCGCATCAATGAATTCGGTTGGGCCGTCGTCGCCCGGGTGGCCGGTTAG